The following DNA comes from Ignatzschineria indica.
AGCAGGCGGTTGGGCAGATCGATCAGAGCGCTGATCAAGAAGGTCTTTCCAACCGCTGTGCTAAATCTTATTCCACACTCTTGCAATAATAGGGATTCTCATAGAGTAGAACGGTAAGAGTGACACAGAGTAATATCACAATTTGCAACTGAGAAAGGAGACTCCATCGAATCGATATCTCCCCCTCACTTTCTCAATAGAGAGATTGAATGAGGCAAAATAAGAAGCGTTTGTAAAGTGTGATAAGCAAGCTACTGAAACCTTTTTAAAATCAAAAAAGATTTAATGAATTAATGAAAATCTAGATGAAGACACTAGATCAAAGTTTATTAAACGCTTGTTAAGGATTAGAACTTGATTATAAAAATCCTTAGTAGGAGAAGAAAAGAGGAAGTAGCAGCGAAGAAAAGGAGGAGCGATCACATGAATGATCTTCCCCTAAAAGTTGTAACCGAATGTTCCTTTACAGATTTCAAATAATAGATGGCAGAGATTAGATCGATGATCTAACATCTCGCCTTTAATGGATCATGGAGTATTGAATTTCACCGTAGAGAAAATCGATTACAAACAGAGCAATGTGGATAAAAATATCTATCAGAATAGCGATAAACAATCAATACAACAAAACTAGATTGAACTGAATTGAGTTAAATTGCGTTGAGTTGAATCGAAATAAATTAAATTAAATTAAATTAACAATTTGAAGTAACCGTTTTTAATACCATCACTATCTACAATACGAGGAGGATATTATGTCCAATTCAAATCAGGATAATACGCAACGCGATTATGATGCAATGACCATCGCGATTAGTAAAAATCCTAAATTCTATGACGTAGTCAGAAGAAAACAGACCTTTAGTTTAACGCTACTGGCACTCACTCTAGGACTCTATATCCTATTGATGCTTGCCGTTGCATTTGCACCTAACTTGGTAGGAATGCCTATCTCTAAAGATTCTGTAACCACATGGGGAATTCCAGCAGGTTTCTTCCTGATTATCTGGACAACGATTTTAACGGCGCTCTATATCAGCCGTACCAATAAAGTCTATGACCCAATGACTGAAAACTTAATTAAGGAGGCGGCAGATGAAACGCTTAAATAGATCATTAACAGCTAGCGCGATTCTATTATCGCCGCTTCTCAGCAGTGCCTTTGCACAACAAGCAGGCGAGAAGAATTGGACAGCAATCATTATGTTCTTTGTCTTTGTTATTGCAACGCTCTGGATCACTTTCTGGGCAGCCAATAAGACAAAGTCAGCTTCCGACTTCTATACCGCAGGTG
Coding sequences within:
- a CDS encoding DUF485 domain-containing protein, which codes for MSNSNQDNTQRDYDAMTIAISKNPKFYDVVRRKQTFSLTLLALTLGLYILLMLAVAFAPNLVGMPISKDSVTTWGIPAGFFLIIWTTILTALYISRTNKVYDPMTENLIKEAADETLK